The DNA window tttaaaatactttTGATCTGGATCTAATTTGCTTAGCTTTTCAGTTATTACTATATAAgcactatttttttttttcaactttTGATTAATTTCATTCCTGATTCTCCCTTTTTTTATCCTCTTTTCTACgaaatttttatacttatacTTGAATTTTTTAGTcatgtataatttaaaaaaatctgTATAGTTATTATTACCAACCTTTAGAAAATTTAATGTTTTGTTGTTTCTATTTGGGCAACATGATACCTCTTTAACAATGTAATCTGAAGTACACATCACCaaaaaaactttttcatGCTTTTTTAGATTttgtaaaagaaatattagcTTAAATAGGATCAAAATGAATTTCATCCTACCTCACGTGTTATTCATTCCTTCAGTGCTTTGTATTTAATCTGCCTTGATTCTGtagtttatttttagttacataatatacttataagcatgtatgtgcatatatatgtaagcatatatacaaatatatctatatctatatatatgcttttttccttttttggaTGTACTTTCAAATAAaagaacttttttttttaagattaagtttatatcatttttaaagaCTCGCGTGAACatgctattattatatatgcttCTTATATAACCATGGTTCTATtcacataaattttttgcttttcaTTGTAAAGGtatcaaaagaaaaattccatttttctcattttaaaAACCCACATTAGGCTACAAAGAAGCAGAAAAGGAAAGgacgcaaaaaaaaaaaaaaaaacagaaaaaaataggaaaaaagaaaagaaaaacatgaaGCTATTAATTATCccatcatatttttatgtacgttgtaaaaattattgcaTCTGTAGAAACATATGAATAATGTGTATgatattctttatatattttgaaaagtgttttttttttttttacatacgATTAGTATTGTATGTAaaaggtatatatgtatatatatcatacaaatatacttatatgtacTCAATTCGTACATTATTAGAACTATTTTAGTATATTGTAATTTAtctatatgtacacatattaATACACACTAGGATGTACACTATggattttttttccttttgtacATTTACCAGactatttatgtttatacatacatgcctTAATTAATAcacaaatttattaaaaaggaatTCTTAATTTCAAATTCATTTTCAATAACATTCTTCACTAAatgttcatataattattacattattctgagatgggaaaaaaaaaaaaaaaaaaaaaaaaaaaaaaacatttaaaaaataaaatttattttatttttataccttaaaaaaaattacaactATTTGAAAGCATCttattatgtacaaataaaaaaatattccaagATATTTTCGCAGTATCCTTTTATACACAATAgccaaaaaataaataaatatacgtctgaacatataattaaatcgattttaatattctaaaaaatacttatccccaagataaaaaaaaaaaattacaggtaaatatttaaatttagcATGAATATATACGGATGTATCTAttcatatgttatattatgtGTGCTTAAACAGTAAGGTTACATGTGAAcatgtttatacatatatacaatcaAGTTTACGTTAATAAAAGATACATTCTATAAAgcaacattttttttaaatagcataaatgttacaaaaaatacacatatatataaaaatgagtaCACgagtaagaaaaaaaaaaaaaaatgatttttagATACCACTGCTATGCTGTGTGGCATAGACATAATTTCAAGGGATATCAATTAtgcaataaatattttttacaaaattgtttaaccattattaataataaaacgaaaCGTATACTGAGCTATGGGATAAACGAAAAGGATGAAATGCGAAGGGAGGGAGaaaatgaagataaaaaagatCTCGAAATTTCTTTGTATTTGTCAAAGCGTACTGTAATAAACTCAAAAGAAAAATCGCTTAACAACATCTATCCTTACtataaaagtaattattatattaacaaaaataatgtatttgtCGATATGGAAAGCCTATTTTgcaatgataaaaaattttttagtgGTAGGAGTGTAggattaaaaagaaaaaagaaaagaaaagatgaAAGAGTGATAAATACTTGTTTAGGAAAAAGATTAGAATTCTTTTATCCCAAGAAAAAACGAAGACAACGCATTGGTTTAATTCAAAAtagtagaaaaaatattgtttacgataatattttaaaaagatttttagtgtattattataaacaaGGTATTCAAGTTTTTAGAAGTTTTAGctgtaaaaagaaaagaaaatttgaATCTGCTAGAAATAAAGCTATCATATTATCCAAACagtttcaaaaaaaatataccaaacaaaaagagaaagaagaaaaaagtaaCAAAACTCCTTTAAGTATACATAATTGTAGTAATTTAATGACTAAATATGATCATGATGtaagaaaacaaataaaaattgtgcctgataaaaataaaagcggGTATAGAGGTGTCTTCTACGATTCCGCTCatcatgcatacatatgtacttaCAACGAAGCAGGAATACGaaaatttcaaatttttaaaattgaaaataatgattATCTTGAAGCGTATAATTTAGCTGTTATGTGTCGTAGATATAAACTTTTCAAGAATTTTCAATTCGTGTCTCAAAGAAATAGAGTAAGGAGTGGACGAATACATCTTAAGTGAGCTTCTTTTTGTGTAAGGTGCAGTAAACTACATAGAGGGGTGACAAAATCAAATTATTGCGCATGGAGCAAGCCCAATAAAATGGATAAGTAAATAGACAAATTAGTGtatacattacatatatagatatgGATAAGTAGggacataaaaaaaaaataccgtttgtatgtatttttttaaaacctAAGCTCTTAatttaaaagttaaaatacttattttttctttttttcaatgtattttttgtgaaatacacattataaatacagcatttaaatataacatttaaatacaaaatttgaAGTCGGTTTGTGAATTTTATAGCtacaagaaaaataatatacacaCTTGGAAAAATCCGGAATCTATTAAAATGCTTATACCCATGGATCTAATTAGGAACGTAGTCATTTTTtacaagtacatatatatacacacatatatatatcgcatgtgtatttacgtatgtatgtattttgagtacataatttaaaaatttttctgaaaagcaaatgaaaaaatgtgtTATTATTCGGATTCGAATGTTGTGCTACGTTTCTTGGCCAAAACACTATTTGCAAATTCAAGCAGTtggttatattttttactctcCATTTtgtcttttaaaaattttattttcattttgtaccGATTTTCATCGTTTACTTCCAGGATGCATTTTAAGCAGCTCTCTCcctacatataaaaaaaaaaaaaagaaaaaaaaatatacatgcatttatatatatatatatatatatatgtatatatgcacaggCGGGTAGGAAAAGGTCAGGTCATTCAATGCATATGCATGCCCAAGGGTTCATGCGAGTCGTACCATTAACTTAAACACTTGTCCTGTGTTAGTTAAGGCCAAGAGCACATTATCCAAAATGATTAAAAAGTTTGGTATGTTTTCATGATATATATCTggttttttattaaatatatgtttaatccCCTTAAAATAGTTTTGATGTATTTCTTTAGAAATCATGATTAACGGAggtaattttaaataactgataatactataaatataagataTGCAGTCATCATCACATTTTGAtaagttataaaatatgttgtAGCATATATTCTGTAGACtatttatttcttccttTAACATCTGTTCATATAACTGTTTAAAAGCATCTAACGAATTTTCcttctttaaaatatcataaaaattacttaCTTCACTTATGTGTAACATGAAATAATAAGATGTAACATCTAAAGTAggttttacatataatacgGATTCCAAATATTGCTTTTTTCCTGGtagatgaaaaattattaacagtACGTAAATTTTACATGAATAAAAACGTACGTCATTATTGCTATGATCAAATAGCGGCTTAATCAAattgattattttatttaaaatattttttaaattaacatccgaattatttaatatatttgacaATATCATTAATATAGTTACAGATTGCTGCAaattaatttgtatattaatgttattcAATAAATCATTTACAAGTAAATCAACtcttgataattttttttctgatataatatttaaaatatgaataatttgattttttaacTTATCGTTATTTAGTGATTTTATTATGCATGTTTGGAGTTGCGGTACTAGCGGTTTTATATGATTACTTccctttttaattaatatttcaaaagtggaaaagataaaaattttggCTTGTTCTATGTATTTATTCGTTAATACACGTATTAAGATACcagaaatttttaaaataaagggATTTGTAATTTCTGAATtggtatataaaaaaagctttcttaaaatttcaattgattttatttttatatctgaATTTGTTgacaataaaattacatctgtgaatatatttatgaacgAAGAAAACAATCGTTCGCATACATTTAACCCTACTATTTCGTACTTATCTTCAGGTATTTCATTCAAATTACTATCAGTGGTGtacttatttataatacTGTGAAATGTGTATACAAATGTGTACTTACTATCTAATTTCCTAGCCATTTcaattaaatacatatatattaaagatgAAATTTCCAAAACCTCAATATTTATGTCTACTAGGGTATAgtttgataaaaaatttaaataccTATCTATCCTATtcacatttaataaatttatttttttctttattttcttcttcatatTAATGCTGTTACCTAGATCTGTCGTATTTTTATCCTTCGATATTGTTGTCCTCTCATTATTCAATAAAGAAATGTCTCCTTCATTTATTACGTCTAAtagatatttaaaaattgataaaattatttctcttATTTTTCCACTTCCTTTGAAATATTCAAACTTTCttaatttctttaatttatttttatccataatttttgaataattcGTTATTAAAAACTTGTCCTCTGTTTTATCCTTTCCATTTtcatttctatatttttctaagGTAGCGTAGGATAAGTTTATTTTGCTGTGACATTTTTTCAATTCTGAAAAGAGAATATCTGTTAGAATATCTATgttcttttcatttatattttttagaaagCATTTTACGTAAAGTATTATATCTTCAATTTGCATATCAGTTTTATACAATTCTAAGTTTTCCCACTTTCTTTTGTCACAATCGTGACCTTCATCATCTTCATCGTTGTCATCATCATAAACATCTTCCTCAGCAGTAAAGTCCTTTTTGGCATTATGTCCACTATCCTTCAAATTCTTCGAACtggaataaattaaatttataaaaatattagtaattTTTGAGAACAAATGAGTATATACACCCAATTTTGCATAAGACACATAGGATAATAACTTTAATTTAGAAGCTGTATACGGGGGTATTAATGCATTATCTACTATGATATCTATTACTAATTCCGTGTGAGCATgtagtaataatttaatgcTTTTAAAATACATCAACTGCTTTAAGGTAAATTTCTTTCCATTTTTGGACAATttagaagaaataatatgGTTAATAATTTCAAGAATAACATCTTTCATAACAGTTTCCTCTATATTTAATAGTAACGAAGatagtaattttattatgtctGAAGTATTTCTATGGTAAGCTAATTCctttatcataaaaataatatcattaatttGGTTAactattaaattattaaatttgttCTTTGAGAATATTTCGTAAAATCCAAGAGCTATTCCTTTtcttatagatatattttttgttgtcTTAAAATCATTAATAAGATTTTCCAAAATAGATTTCAAAGAATTCGAATCGGTTTTAAAAACTAAATCACCTAATGTTAATGCACTGATAACCTgttttgaattatttttagatGATAAATTCTgcgttattttttttaataatattggcCACATTTCTTGTAAAACTCTTTTGTTAAcataattcttatatatattatacgaTATTTGCctaacatttatatttgtatcatttttcataatacaAATCAAtgataacataaaataaaacctCTCGTGTAAAGCAtgtaatatttctatatctttttcttctttatgaatttctaaatttttttcaattaatatatttaataaagaaacACTATCTCTTCTAATTCTCCAGTAGCCATTAtagattttattttcaataaattttaaaattaacgaagtattattttttgaataaactGTAATTAATACCTTACATGCTCTTAAAGTAATATCTCTTATTTTCTCATCGCTATCATTTAAACATAACAATAACTTTTgaaaaatcttttttaaaaatttttctgtATAATTTGGTTCGCACTCcggcatatatataaaaaatcctATTAATCCTTCTTTGGagtttccattttttataattttcttatcGTATTTTAATTTCCAGTTTATTAAATCATCATCTATCTTTTTACaatattcatttttgcttttatccttttctattaaataattaccATTCAGAAAATGAGATTTCCTCTCAGAATTTTTCTCCATTAATTCGTAATCACTATCACTATCGCTGTCTTCTTCGGTCAtctcttcttcttcatcttccTCATCCTCAGTATATGCTTCTCcatcttcttcttcatcttcaTTTTCCTCATTCCTGTCCTCTTCATcatatcctttttttatttctttatactTATCCTTGTATGCATCATTGTTACCTTTACCCTTTTTAGTACCATGTTTTTCTGCACCACTTTCTTCAGAATCAgcattattttgttcatcATAATCATCATAATCTGCTTCATCATCATCCGATTCATTATAATCATCAGAGCCCGTGATGTCATCATAATCAGCATCACTGTCAAAATCATCATCATCTGCGTTTATAGAATATTCTTTTGCCCTGCTTTCGTTTTCATCTTCATTTTCACCTTCACTTTCTCTTTCATCATCTGAATAATAATTCTCCActtcttcttcatcatcatcTATGAATTTTACATGTTTTTCGCCATTACCATTAGACTTACCCCGTTGTTTGCTACCCTTCTTCTTATTTCCCTTAATAATGCTTCCATCAAATTTACTAATCGAATCATCgatttgctttattttttttcctgcttcattttttatttcattgtaTTTCTTCACATCAATCAGCTTCACAACTTTGGATATGAAAATGTTTGCAATTTTTTCTGAACATTTCGATAAAATGGAAGATAAGCATAAGGAAACTCCGCTTTTTTCCACTGATGAAACGGCATTTAtgagaatattaaaaatgtgttGAATGTaaaacaatttattattaatatccATAAACTGACAAATATTTCCAATAGACTTAGCAGTAAGATACCTTATTTCAGGTATTGCATCATTAAGTAAGtgtattaaaatttcaaatatGCTAtcgtaataaataataaataaggaCGGATCAGAGACTAGATATATTAAGAAGTAAAATATCTGTAGtgatttttttcttatttctaACCTGATATTATTTATGCCTGTTTTAATTACTGGCAATATTAAacataaagaaatattatcaATTTTATACTCAAAAGATATGGATGAAAAAATATCTAAAAAGGCACTtaagttattattattagggGAGTAAATGCACGATAACAGCTGTctgcttatatttttcatatcattattatttatcattttttctaatttattaaaaattttaatacatatttcttttaccTTAGCATTTGTTTCTGTAACTAATTCACACAAggtatttattaaattcatTAAAGCATTATTATCGATATAATTGAGAATAtcaaattttgaaataattatatgcaaTGTTTCTAAGTAGGAAATTATGTCCTTATTCTTAATGCTTGAATTCGTTAAATTATCTACTATAAAAGGGAGTATTTTTTTCAAGGCATACTGGCttatatcatttaatatttcttcaaTAATACTAATTCCCAAGACCTTTATGTTATTTACATTATCTTTGTAACATTCTAATAAtagtttaaaattatttaaaatatatggcTCAAATCTTATTTTCAACACTTTAAATAAACTACCATATGCTAAATAAAAACTTTGCCTCTTAATAACATCCTCAGAGTCAATATTAGAGTTTATTTTATCCAAAATATTATACTTCTTTAATATAGCCATACCATGAGCTTTTACAACACTTCCCAGCAACAAACAACAaccttttcttatttttaattctttgttCGTAAAAATGATGGAAAATATGTCCTCTACAAAAACACTCACATCATAGCTTTCTAAGTAAATTAAACTATCAGTCTTATTTCCTTTATCtccatttattttctttttattctttttatgcCCTTCTTGTTCATCACCTTTTTTCCGGTCACTACTTGAAGTAGTATCACTTTTGTTCTTATTCCCTTTCTTTGTACTTTTCGTTGAATCTTGATTTTTCTCATTAATATCGAATGTTACATTTTTCTTCCTATGCAAACTGTTTGATACATTTGTCTTCATCTGATTATAACCAAGGTGTGTGGGATGTGCCTCTTCTCCCACCTCCTCATCCTCAGAATCATGCTTGTTACCATTTTTTAGattttctataaattttGGTATTATAGTGCTAATTTCAATTTGCGTAAAATTATCCGTATCCTTGTGTAAAATTTGTTCTATTAGTTTGTTTAATAATTCTAGCAACTCTTTCTTCAAATTTGGTCCTAAACATCCATAAAACATTACCACGATTAGGTCCAccatattcttatttttactttttttgttatctctatatttatttaaaacattataaattcttttgaATCCTTCTTCCAaatctttattttcatttttagttTTTGCATTTCCCTTATTACATTCACCGTAGATTGAATCAGAAGAGGGATCTAACGATTCGTCATCCTCTTCTGAAAAGTCTTCATCTGAGAATTGATTACTGTGACTATTAGTCGTAAGCTCTTTTTTCCCCTTGGCACTTCCTACTGCATTATTTCTTCCTACATtcatattccttttttcctttttcttttttctttttttactcaTTACAAGATATTCATTGTACGAATTTATTAGTGAAGTACCacaaataataacatattccTTTATCTTCGTTATATCACTTTTTTCCTCTAAACACAAacctaataaaaaatttaaaacaaattcaACATCATCAATAACGGTAATATAGTACGATTTCGCCAGCTTTTCCATCGTTTTCAGTATTCCTATTTTCCCATATTCCttaaaagttatatatttagatgttaactgaaaaattaattctttcGTTTTATGTTTATTGGTTGATACTACAATACTTTTGCATATCATATCTTGGAAGTCACAACACTCTTTTTGCAACGAATCTATTAACATGTATTGGTCCGTGACACAAGGGATGTTCAATTTGCGTATAATTTCTTCACAGTATTTTTGGGTCTCCTTATTATAATcattcttaaatatatttatgtatgtatatattgattcgtttttaaaaatatcaaaattatttttctctttttctttttgttgcTCATCACccattacatatttatagaGAGACTTGATTATAACATTTCTacgtttttcattttgtgtTATGCACAATTCTAAAAGTGctctaatatttttcttattcaaTAAGTATGAATTAAAGTTGTCTAAAAATGATTCAAGTTCTACATCAATATCTGGATATTTCTCAAAAGAAATTTGTAAACATTTCAGAGCATCTTCGTCATTAATTTGCGTTTTagtatgtaataatatatctaacgtttttaaaatattcaatgTTGCatctttatcatttataatattaatgctATGAAAAACGATtggaattaaaaataatgtcaGTACGtaagttattttttcattcatatTAAAAGAACTGAAAATCATTAAAGCTGACCCACCTACtttgttatatttacttattttgtACAAACAtcttgttattttatttttacaacttAACAATTT is part of the Plasmodium malariae genome assembly, chromosome: 14 genome and encodes:
- a CDS encoding transcription factor with AP2 domain(s), putative, with translation MIFRYHCYAVWHRHNFKGYQLCNKYFLQNCLTIINNKTKRILSYGINEKDEMRREGENEDKKDLEISLYLSKRTVINSKEKSLNNIYPYYKSNYYINKNNVFVDMESLFCNDKKFFSGRSVGLKRKKKRKDERVINTCLGKRLEFFYPKKKRRQRIGLIQNSRKNIVYDNILKRFLVYYYKQGIQVFRSFSCKKKRKFESARNKAIILSKQFQKKYTKQKEKEEKSNKTPLSIHNCSNLMTKYDHDVRKQIKIVPDKNKSGYRGVFYDSAHHAYICTYNEAGIRKFQIFKIENNDYLEAYNLAVMCRRYKLFKNFQFVSQRNRVRSGRIHLK
- the PmUG01_14022000 gene encoding conserved Plasmodium protein, unknown function; translated protein: MYNETNNMEDIREFIYLKKEKAKREHIELVKNNIEDILNEDDEEAFELIDLLFFTKETNYIKNNMCICIHLLSHLINEINREKIKENLYKYILKRSDEVGFSYFERAFFCKKILCFCSEYDNLLSDLQFVSPFRQLFMKCVSFLDDIFYSNEKFNEVNHKLRMLKKGIINKLILIYSNISNMKNRDKYQEEEGNIPSEEAELEYLLNICTEETPLYLVVESFGLYLCTINQTCALYRKKMIDRFTNIFINILNTNKEILLKITRSFKYFFQICKDENMFTVILNLIHRYDEVALRNAASFYYYSELYNQKYLYNVLDIVINIKKTKNIESCDLLYFIIFYKFHLNNDNDCILKMLFENYKKLNAIKFNEKIIFLRCATYLLSSYKSKEIKNTITSNEAMITNYLKNDLNEDVKIESLKFVRRISSIFKNDKDIYNIFSKNILELLEKYGKNNDTFLYFCILYYIDLVSVLEVNEKLLSILKSHINFCLTKQVLKHVYGVNLFLFLYIKCTHPSVKNIDNQINEILLKSIYNKDELFYLYDINEISKIPLDKFFFYVYSLLLLLQFLMNEDNKMVYDYLNSLNKDFSSSICFDKIGKIHIEHVLLSESGKREKKKTGTNLYHHNKVEHTNKIEGRKNKLDNLHMLTFLIILCILHYLQEKKYDNAEFRKKNQKTFQNYVLSLKKGGILNGHICEYQNYVDDFHILLDVLLMQKEIFQLILYSFYIYLFIYWNNSRYHYGNKFILRKFTFFLFSYVNKVYLDPNEKQNCYVLFMVCFCHPSLFYKNLRNSVSRRRMKNFICKELLTNINLEVVIAFVLKGSDYYDSTLHKNVCIHLVETFYILKNVGNSQKECEAEQEDISNSRHNELRKDMQKIKREGISALVVNKKKNCIEKKGCIKISKRQELTSINNVNIKEQLISFTSKLIEMLDDKSVENIKEEEIEICKSPYDTLYVDRNVYQPTVVVESKNIKRNKHLFSMYDEETAELIMEEELNKSRKTNNRSTTKDKKHNNKNKGMTKEDLEMEEIKKQNEIRIRIYEIFERNKYLLKCIKLMSYIRDIFDMKYVNIFIKKIMIFLKNDLTTRFAQKYLYIIIDNMISTKLLSCKNKITRCLYKISKYNKVGGSALMIFSSFNMNEKITYVLTLFLIPIVFHSINIINDKDATLNILKTLDILLHTKTQINDEDALKCLQISFEKYPDIDVELESFLDNFNSYLLNKKNIRALLELCITQNEKRRNVIIKSLYKYVMGDEQQKEKEKNNFDIFKNESIYTYINIFKNDYNKETQKYCEEIIRKLNIPCVTDQYMLIDSLQKECCDFQDMICKSIVVSTNKHKTKELIFQLTSKYITFKEYGKIGILKTMEKLAKSYYITVIDDVEFVLNFLLGLCLEEKSDITKIKEYVIICGTSLINSYNEYLVMSKKRKKKKEKRNMNVGRNNAVGSAKGKKELTTNSHSNQFSDEDFSEEDDESLDPSSDSIYGECNKGNAKTKNENKDLEEGFKRIYNVLNKYRDNKKSKNKNMVDLIVVMFYGCLGPNLKKELLELLNKLIEQILHKDTDNFTQIEISTIIPKFIENLKNGNKHDSEDEEVGEEAHPTHLGYNQMKTNVSNSLHRKKNVTFDINEKNQDSTKSTKKGNKNKSDTTSSSDRKKGDEQEGHKKNKKKINGDKGNKTDSLIYLESYDVSVFVEDIFSIIFTNKELKIRKGCCLLLGSVVKAHGMAILKKYNILDKINSNIDSEDVIKRQSFYLAYGSLFKVLKIRFEPYILNNFKLLLECYKDNVNNIKVLGISIIEEILNDISQYALKKILPFIVDNLTNSSIKNKDIISYLETLHIIISKFDILNYIDNNALMNLINTLCELVTETNAKVKEICIKIFNKLEKMINNNDMKNISRQLLSCIYSPNNNNLSAFLDIFSSISFEYKIDNISLCLILPVIKTGINNIRLEIRKKSLQIFYFLIYLVSDPSLFIIYYDSIFEILIHLLNDAIPEIRYLTAKSIGNICQFMDINNKLFYIQHIFNILINAVSSVEKSGVSLCLSSILSKCSEKIANIFISKVVKLIDVKKYNEIKNEAGKKIKQIDDSISKFDGSIIKGNKKKGSKQRGKSNGNGEKHVKFIDDDEEEVENYYSDDERESEGENEDENESRAKEYSINADDDDFDSDADYDDITGSDDYNESDDDEADYDDYDEQNNADSEESGAEKHGTKKGKGNNDAYKDKYKEIKKGYDEEDRNEENEDEEEDGEAYTEDEEDEEEEMTEEDSDSDSDYELMEKNSERKSHFLNGNYLIEKDKSKNEYCKKIDDDLINWKLKYDKKIIKNGNSKEGLIGFFIYMPECEPNYTEKFLKKIFQKLLLCLNDSDEKIRDITLRACKVLITVYSKNNTSLILKFIENKIYNGYWRIRRDSVSLLNILIEKNLEIHKEEKDIEILHALHERFYFMLSLICIMKNDTNINVRQISYNIYKNYVNKRVLQEMWPILLKKITQNLSSKNNSKQVISALTLGDLVFKTDSNSLKSILENLINDFKTTKNISIRKGIALGFYEIFSKNKFNNLIVNQINDIIFMIKELAYHRNTSDIIKLLSSLLLNIEETVMKDVILEIINHIISSKLSKNGKKFTLKQLMYFKSIKLLLHAHTELVIDIIVDNALIPPYTASKLKLLSYVSYAKLGVYTHLFSKITNIFINLIYSSSKNLKDSGHNAKKDFTAEEDVYDDDNDEDDEGHDCDKRKWENLELYKTDMQIEDIILYVKCFLKNINEKNIDILTDILFSELKKCHSKINLSYATLEKYRNENGKDKTEDKFLITNYSKIMDKNKLKKLRKFEYFKGSGKIREIILSIFKYLLDVINEGDISLLNNERTTISKDKNTTDLGNSINMKKKIKKKINLLNVNRIDRYLNFLSNYTLVDINIEVLEISSLIYMYLIEMARKLDSKYTFVYTFHSIINKYTTDSNLNEIPEDKYEIVGLNVCERLFSSFINIFTDVILLSTNSDIKIKSIEILRKLFLYTNSEITNPFILKISGILIRVLTNKYIEQAKIFIFSTFEILIKKGSNHIKPLVPQLQTCIIKSLNNDKLKNQIIHILNIISEKKLSRVDLLVNDLLNNINIQINLQQSVTILMILSNILNNSDVNLKNILNKIINLIKPLFDHSNNDVRFYSCKIYVLLIIFHLPGKKQYLESVLYVKPTLDVTSYYFMLHISEVSNFYDILKKENSLDAFKQLYEQMLKEEINSLQNICYNIFYNLSKCDDDCISYIYSIISYLKLPPLIMISKEIHQNYFKGIKHIFNKKPDIYHENIPNFLIILDNVLLALTNTGQVFKLMGESCLKCILEVNDENRYKMKIKFLKDKMESKKYNQLLEFANSVLAKKRSTTFESE